The window CCCCCCTTACTTAATAACATGcttttttatttgttagatCCACCATTAATTCCTCCACCTCCACTATGATTTTATTTGGAATTAGGGTTAGTTTGATATTGGgccttttaatatatatatatatatatatatatatatatatatatatatatatatatatatatatatatatatatatatatatattatcacattattattgttttgtaaATGACTTGTAAACATTCTAAAAACATGTCCCCAATTAAATGAAAACCAAGATTTAGACATCAATTTCTTAAGCTAAAGACTCTATTTAGTTGTCTTACCATAAGTGGGTTAAAACACTCTAAGTATGAGTGTACataaatgtcatttttattatGCTAGGATGAACAAATTAGTGCTTGACAACCTAATCATAAGATTAGCTAGATCTCAACTCATACAAATaatttgttctcctttgttcaaGTCTCATGTTGAAAGGGAGattaaatagattattttaaggtagctattaataaaattgaactcCTAAGATCTAAATAGACATGTTAACACTTTTATAACCCAACAAATTAGTTTAAGTagtaaaatatcttataaaaaaagACTAAAAAGTGTCATATTCCATTCTCTCTAATATTCATAGGGAACAAACCCTAACACTTCCACAACTTAGGTTTAATCTTAATAATACTATAGCATGATTACCAAATATCCAAACATCAAAAGATTTGTCACAAGTCTTATGCAAGTAGGTAGGTCTTTGAAGAAAGAAAGATGAGAGAGTTGTGAAAGTGAATGGGTGGGGGTGATGGTGGGGGCAAATGAACTAGTTAGAGCCTGTGGAAATGCAAGTGCAAGAAAGAAACAAGCTTTTCATTCCAAGACAAAACTTGTACAAAATCCTTTTGTCAATTTGTAACATAATAATTCCAATGGCATGCATGGATGGACCACACACCACACCACACCACAAACCAAATGAGATAACATAGTCAATATATTGAGACAGACATTCAACCCCACCCCTGAATTTACAAGAAACCCTATCCAGCAGAATTCTCCCTTTCATTATTACACTCTTTGCCATCACTCCACCCATCCTCTCATCAATATGGATGCTCCTTCTTTTGTTTCTTTGGGAATACAAACACCATAATTAACTCGTTTTCAATCTTCTTCATATCAACCAAACAAACATGTAGCTAGATCAATGAATCATGTTCAACAAAGTTGGTAggcatatatattatatatactttcataCAACATTTCTGCAAATTGTCTACAAAGaacagcaacaacaacaacaacaacacagCAAAAAATACTAAATCAGCAACTAAAACAAGATTAGGAAACAACTAGGGTTTTCATCGTGGAAACCTACACTCGCTCATTCTATCATCCATGAAGCTGTTGTTGAACTTGATTTGCCGACAAAGTTTCCTATCCTCCGGAAGTGGTGGTAGAAGAGGATTCGTCGTAATCACAACATCAGCCTTTCGCTTTCTTCGAATCGCTTCTTCAGCATTCATTTCAACATCATTGTTGACCTCCTCCACCGGTGGTGGTGGAACAGATAAGGTACCTAGCCTAAGAGATAAATCACAGCCACTTCGAAGGGCATCATTAATGGGATTATCAACCAAATCTCGAAAATGATTTTGGGCAACACCCTTTTCAGTATGACAGCCAAGATTGAGCTTTGGATCTTGAAATTGCTTCCTCCTTTGATGctggatgtttggaaactggtCAGTGTTTATTGGGTTTCTTTGGAGAACAGAGGAAGGCTCTGGAGATTTGGGACTACTAAGGTAACATCTTGGAATGTTACGTTGGCTCCTTGGTGTTTTTCTTGCAGTACATCCCAGATTAAGAGCAGCTAATTAAACCCAAAAATTAAGATAACACTAATcaatataaaaagaaaacaaacccTAACACAAGAAACAACTTTTAGGAAAGTTTAAGTTGCTGATACC is drawn from Impatiens glandulifera chromosome 3, dImpGla2.1, whole genome shotgun sequence and contains these coding sequences:
- the LOC124931945 gene encoding uncharacterized protein LOC124931945, with the protein product MPRPGPRPYECVRRAWHSDRHQPIRGKLIQEIFRVVNEIHSLPTKKNKEWQEKLPVVVLKAEEIMYSKADSEAQYTDPKTLWDRTNDAINTIIRRDDSIETGDFLHPCIEAALNLGCTARKTPRSQRNIPRCYLSSPKSPEPSSVLQRNPINTDQFPNIQHQRRKQFQDPKLNLGCHTEKGVAQNHFRDLVDNPINDALRSGCDLSLRLGTLSVPPPPVEEVNNDVEMNAEEAIRRKRKADVVITTNPLLPPLPEDRKLCRQIKFNNSFMDDRMSECRFPR